The sequence GCCGGGCTCCGGCCGAGGAGGCCAGGGCGAGGGCGGCGCGGGAGCGCGGGCTCACGGTGTCGTCCGGGCGCAGCAGGGTGCCGTCCAGGTCCGTGGCGACAAGGGCATATGCGGGTGGCGTGGGCATGGACCCAGCCTAGGAGGCCACCGATGGCCCCTTGCGCGACCCGAAAAGATCCGGTACGTGCGCCCTTCGGCGTCGTACCGGATCTTCGCAGGAGCCCAGGAGCCCAGGAGCCCAGGAGCCCAGGAGCCCAGGAGCCCAGGAGCCATCAGTGAGCGCTCAGTGAGCAGTCAGGGGCGTGGGCCCCCGGAAGGCGGCTCCGGTCAGCTGAACACCACGGAGCGGACCTTGAGGCGCTCGGAGGCGTGGCCGCCGTTCGGCCGGAGGCTGAAGTAGGGGCCCTCGCAGTCGGCATCGGCGAAGACCGTGGCCGTGGAGCCGGTGTTGTTGCGCGGCGAGTGGGCGGGCTCGGTCCACGGGTGCTCGACCTCGGGCAGGGTGATGCAGACCCCGCTCGGCGGGTCGATCAGACCGCCGATGTGCGGGGTGCCGCCCAGGTCGCTGTAGCGGTACGTGAAGTCGCCGTCGGCCGCCGAGGCGGAGCCGGGAGCGGCGAGGAGCACGGCGAGGCCGCAGGCGGCGGCGGTGGCGAGGGCGCGCAGGCGCATGGAAGATCGTCCCATTCGTGTTCGGGTTCGGTCGGGCCGCCCCAGTTTTCCCCGGAACGATCTTGAGGGGGCCTCCGAACGCCGCAGAAACGATCTTGCATCACTCGTACGAGGGACCCTTCGGGCTTCGCGGCCGTGCGGCGCACCCGCAGGGCCTCGCCGGGGCTCTGTGAGTGCGTGCGCGGGTGCCTCCCTCGGCGAGGGCGAGGGCGGGGACACGGGGACGGGGACGGGGGCTACCGCACCACGTGGGGGCCCTGCTGGGGCACGCAGTGGGTGAGCCCTTCGCTGTCCACCAGTTGGGTACGGCTGTACGCCTCCCATTGGAGGCCGATTCCGCACGCGGCGCAGTCACCCGCGAAACGGCGGTAGCCCGGCGCGGGCTCGGAAGCGTGATCGGCAGTAGTCATCCGCCCACGTTAGGGCACCGCACTGACAGCGGGCATGGTGCGGTCCCGCAGATCACCCCGGAGCCGCCCACCCGCAGCGGCCCCTTCCGCCCGGACGCACCCCTACTGGACGCAGAACTCATTGCCCTCCGGGTCGCTGAGGACGAGCCAACTCCCGCCCGGTTCCTCCACCGTGCGCAGCAGGCTCGCGCCCAGTTCCCGCAGTCGTGCCACCTCCGCGTCGCGCTGTCCCGGGGCGGCGTGCACGTCGATGTGGAGGCGGTTCTTCACCGTTTTCGGTTCCGGTACCCGCTGGAAGAGCAGCCGCCGCCCCTGTCCCGTACCGCTCAACTCCTCGTACGGATCGTCCGGGTGGCGTGCTGCCGCGAGATCGCGCCAGGCGCGGCGGCCGTGGGCGTGGACGGTGATGGTCTCGGGCACGGCCCCGGCCGCGAGCAACTGCTCGACCAGGGCGCTGTTGTCCTCGACGAGGTAGCCCAGGGCCTCGGCCCAGAAGCCGGCCTGGGCGTGCGGGTCGGCGCTGTCGATGACGAGTTTCCAGTGCAGGGTCATGGAAACTGTTTATAGTGGTTACATGACTGAGAGGGCAACGGGCGCGCCGGGGATGTCTCTCAGGCACCCGGACGGCAGCTCGTTCCGCTTCGATCCCGGCTCCCTGTGCCTGGAGTTGCTGCCCACCGGCGGCCCCGGCCCGCTCGCCCGCTTCGAGGTGCTGAACGAGCCGGTGGATCTGACCGGGTGGGCGGCGGAGAGCAGGCTGGCCGGCGGACTGCGGCTCACGGTGACCGCGGCAGAGGTGTCCGCCGCCCGTGAACTGCGCGATGCCCTGTGGCGGTTGGCCGCCGACCGGGCGCACGGCCGCGAGCCGGACCCGGCCGACCTCGACGCGGTGAACGACGCCGCCGCGCACCCGCCCCTGACGGCCCGGCTGACCGGGGGCGGCGGCCGGGACTGGGCCCCCGGGGCCACCGGCTCCCAACTGCTCTCGACGGTCGCCCGCGATGCCGTGGACCTGTTCACCGGACCGTACGCCCACCGGGTCCGGGAGTGCGGGGCCCCTGACTGTCGCCTGCTCTTCGTCGACACCTCCCGCCCCGGCAGGCGGCGTTGGTGCTCGATGGAGCGCTGCGGGAACCGGCACAAGGTGCGCGCCCACCGAGCCCGGCTGACCGACACGGGCGAGTGAGGCGAAGCCGCTCCGTACGGATCGGGGTCCGTGACGGTCGGGCTCCGGACGGATCGGGCTTCGTACGGATCAGGCTTCGTGAGGTTCGGGTTCCGTACGGGGGCAGGCCGCGCAGACGTGTCCATCGATCGCGGCCAGCAGCTCCGCCGCCGCCTTCGCCCGGGACGGCGCCTGTGGTGCCGGTCCAGGTGCCGGCGCCGGCGCCGACTGCCGACGGGGCACCGGTGCCGAGGCCAGCCGTTCGGCCGTCGCGCGCCCCGCCACAACCGCTTCGTGCGCCCCGCGCGCCCACTCGGGGTGGTGATGATGCCCGGCGGAGAGGATCGTCCTCAGCAGCTCCAGTACTCCGGCCCGGTCCCTGACCGTCTCCGTGGCGGCCAGCTCCCACAGGAACGGCACCGTGGCCACGGTCGCGTCGAAGACCGCCATCGCCCCGATCCACTGCTCCAGATCGCTCAGCGCGTCCTCGGCGGTCGGGGCGTCGCCCCAGGCGATCCGCGACAGCATCCCGGGGACCTGGGACGCGGAGCCGCGGGCATGCTGGAGTTCGTGCCACTGAACGTTGCTCATGCCCTTGAGAACTGTCCCCATCCCGGCACTCAACCAGCCTTACCGCACGGCGTCCACCATGCCGACGGCACCGTCCGCCCGGTGCAGCCGGTCCAGGTACTCCCGTACGGCGCGGGGGGCGTCCGCCGGGGCGACGATCCCCACGTGGTTGTCGGGCCGGATCACGACGACCGCGCCGGAGCCGCCGACCCCGTACGCCGCCCGCGCGTACCCCTGGTGGTCGATCAGCGCGTGCGCCTCGGTGCCGGGCGTCTCCCCCGCTCCGTACACCCGGCAGGCCCGTACCGCGCCACTGTCCCCGTACGCGGCCGTCACCTCCCGCAGCGCCGTCGTGCTGCCGGGGCCGAAGCCGAGCACGGTCAGGTGCGGTCCGGCGAAGGTGCGGAACAGGCTGGTCGGCGCGCCCGTCGCGGCGGCGAGGCAGGGGGCGTCCGGAGCCCGGTCGCCGGAGTGCGGGCCGTCTTCGGGGCCTTGGCCGCCCGGCGCGTCGCGGTCCTCGGCGGCCAGTGAACTCCACCGGTAGCCGGTGCCGAGCCCGGCCGTCTCCGGAGTGATCGCCGAGTCCAGGCCGCCGCCGGGCTTCCTGATCGCCGCCAGCGTGGCCCGCAGCCTCTCCGACGTCAGGTCCAGGGTTTGGGCGGCGACCGGCAGCCGCTCCTCCTCGTAGGTGTCCAGCAGCCCCGCCGCCGCCCGCCCGGCCAGTACATGGGCGAGCTTCCAGCCCAGGTTGAAGGCGTCCTGGATGCCGGTGTTCATGCCGAGGCCGCCCGCGATCGCGTGCACATGCGCGGAGTCCCCGGCCAGGAAGACCCGGCCCACCCGGTAGCGGTCGGCCAGGCGGACGTTGACGCGGTACGTCGACAGGAGGGTGGCGTCGGTGAGGTGGCTGCCCGGCAGTCCGGTGTGCCGGGTGAGCAGCCGCCGGAACCCGTCCTGCGACGGGGCGAGAGGGCGGCCCTCCCGGTCGCGCTCGGGCCCGGCCTGGAACCACCACCCCGAGGGCGTACCGGGGATGGGGCAGAGCATGACCGCACCGTCCTCGTCGAACCACTGGTGCCAGCGGTCGCGGTCCAGCACTCCGTCCGTGAGGGCGACATCGCCGCAGACCATCATCTGTTCGGCGTGCGTCTCCCCGTCGAAGCCGATCCCGAGGAGCTTGCGTACGGGGCTGTGGGCGCCGTCGCACCCGACCACGTACCGCGCCCGGACGGGGGGACCGGCGGCGAACGTCACGGTGACGTGGCCGCCCGTTTCCCCGCCCCCGCCCGTTTCCCCGTCCCCGCCCGTTTCCCCGTCCGCGTCCTTCTCCCCGTCCACCTCTCCGGACGCGTCCCTCTCCCCGCCCTCGCCGCCTTCCCCGTCCGCCCGCGCGATCTGCGTGATGCCCACGGCCTCGGCGCCCAGTTCGACGCGGACCCCGGACGCGGCCAGCCGGTCACGCAGGACCTCCTCCAGCCGCCACTGGGCGATCAGCCACCCCCGGTCGTACGGTGCGTCCGGTGTCGGGGCGCTGTCCGCGTACGGATCGGTGTCCATGACCGGCAGCCGGTCCCGGTACTTGCGCATCGGCAGCGGCGCCGAGCCGGCGGCCAGCACTTCGTCGATGACCCCCAGGTCCGCCAGGACCTCCAGGGAGCGGGGGTTGGGCCCCTTGGCGCGCGAACTGCGCGGGTACGCGGGGGACTTGTCGACGATCCGTACGGCGATGCCGCGCCGGGCGAGATCGCACGCCAGGGTCAGCCCGGTCGGGCCCGCGCCCACGATCAGTACGTCCGTCAGTGTGCCGGCCGTGTCGGTCATGCCTGCTCCTCGGTTCGCGTTTCCGGAGCACCCAGGAAAACGCAACCGAGTAAGAAAAGCAACCCGGTAACTATTGTGTGGGTGTCAGTGGTCCTCCAGGGCCGCCCGCCCGTCGTACGAGGCCCGCGCCGCCGCGATCTCGTTCTGGTGCTCCTCGGTCCAGGTGACCAGGGAGCGGATGGTGGTGTGCAGCGTGCCGCCGAGCGGGGTGAGCTCGTACTCCACGCGGGGCGGGACGACCGCGTGGACCGTCCGCTCGACCAGGCCGTCGCGCTCCAGCTGGCGCAGGGTGACGGTGAGCATCCGCTGGCTGATGCCGTCGATCTCCCGGCGCAGCTGGGTGAAGCGGAGCTTGCGGCGGTCGAGCAGGGCGATGACCAGCAGTGACCACTTGTCCGCGACCCGGTCGAGGATCTGCCGTACCTCGCAGCCCTCGCGGGTGTCCCACTGGAACGGATCGGGGTCGCCGCCGGTCAGATGCCCGTCGTCGCTCACGGCTGCGGCTGCGCCTGCGGTCGCGCCCGCCTTCTCCGTCGCGGCCCCGCTCACGGTGCCTTCGGAGTGACTCGGTGACTTAAAAGTGCCTACTTCCATGGCATCTGATGGTGGCGCAGGATTCCCATGGTTACAAGAGGGAACCGACCCTCTTGTGCGTAACCGACCCGGCTGTCCGGCCGGTCCCGGAAGGGGACACCTGTGTCTGCCGACGTACCCACGCCACCCGCACCGGCCGCGCCGGCACCGGATCCCGACTCCGGACGCGCTTCCGGACCCGATTCCGGTTCCGCTTCCCGCTCCGGGCCCGGTTCCGGTTCCGCTTCCGGGCCCCGTTCCGCTTCCGGTTCTACTTCCGGGTTTTCGCTCCGCGCCAGGCTCCTGCTGCTCGTCCTGTGCGGCACGATCTTCCTGGAGGGCATCGACGTCGCCATGCTCGCCGTGGCCGTCCCCTCCATCAGGTCCGACCTCGGCCTGTCGACCGGCACCACGGCCTGGGTGATGAGCGCCTACGTCCTCGGCTACGCGGGCTTCACCCTCCTCGGGGGGCGGGCGGCCGATCTGCTCGGCAGGCGCCGCATGTTCCTCGTCTGGCTCACCGTCTTCCTGCTCTTCTCCGGGCTGGGCGGCTTCGCCACCGAGGGCTGGATGCTGGTCGTCGCCCGCTTCGTCACCGGAGTGGCCTCGGCCTTCATGACCCCTGCGGCCATGTCGCTGATCACCACCTCGTACGCGGAGGGCCCGCAGCGCAACAAGGCGCTGCTCGTCTTCGCGGGCACGGCGGCCGGCGGCTTCTCGCTGGGGCTCGTCATCGGCGGGCTGCTCACCCAGCTCGGCTGGCGCTGGGTGTTCTTCGCGCCGGTGCTGCTGGCCGCGCTCCTCCTGATCGCCGCGCTGCGGACCGTCCCCGTCGAACCGCGTCCGGTCCGCACCGGCGGCTTCGACCTGCCGGGCGCCGTCGCGGCGGCCGGGGCGATGCTGCTGCTCGCGTACGGGATCGTGCGGCTGGAGCACGGTCTCGACGGGTGGCTGTGGACGGCCGGGGCGTTCGCCGCCGGGCTGGTCCTCGTCCCGCTGTTCGTCGCGATCGAACGGCGCGCGTCCGCGCCGCTGGTCCGGCTGTCGATGCTGCGCCGGGCCGCGATGATCCGGGCCGACCTCGGAGCGCTGCTCTTCGTGGGCTCCTTCTTCGGCTTCCAGTTCGTGATGACCCTGTACCTCCAGGAACTGCGCGGCTGGTCCTCGCTCCAGACCGCGCTGGCCCTGGTGGTGATGGGTTCCGACGCGGTCCTCGCGCCGACCCTCACCCCGCGCCTGGTCGACCGCTACGGCAACACCAAGGTCGTCCTCGGCGGCTTCGTCCTCGCCGTCGCCTCGTACGGGCTGTTCCTGCCGGTCGGGCTCGACTGGTCGTACGCGGCGATGCTCCCGACCCTGTTCCTCACCGGTATGGCCTTCGCCCTCGCGTACGGGCCGCTCTCGATCGCGGCGACGGACGGTGTGCCCGACAGCGAACAGGGCCTGGCGGGAGGGCTGTTGCACACCTCGACCCAGTTCGGCTCGGCGGTCGGCATCTCCGCGGTGACGGCGGTGTACGGGATCGCCTCGGCCGGGGCGGACGGCTCCGCCGGGGCGACCCTGACCGCCTTCCGCGCGGCTTTGGTGGTGCCGGTGGTGATGGTGGTGCTGGGCGCCCTGATCACCGCGCTGGGGCTGCGCCGGCGCAAGGGGACGAGGCCGCCGGTCACCGGGTCACATCAGGAGCTCGGTGCCCGTTCCGGGGCCGTGGCGCCGGGCGCCGTCCCCGTACCGTGAGCCACGGCGGTGGCGGCCGCCGCCGGGTCCGTCGCCGCGGGATCCGTCGCCGCCGCGGCCAGGCGCACCGCCTCGGCCCGGTTGCGCCGCGCCGTCCGCAACGCGTCCCAGGTCAGCAGCGACAGTGCCAGCCAGACCAGCGCGAACCCGGACCACCGCTCGGGCGGCATCTCCTCGTGGAAGTACAGGATGCCGAGCACGAGCTGGAAGACCGGGGCCAGGTACTGCAACAGCCCCAGGGTGGAGAGCGGCACCCGGATCGCCGCCGCACCGAAGCAGACCAGCGGCACCGCCGTGACGATGCCCGTCGCGGCGAGCAGCACCCCGTGCCCCGCGCCACCGGACGTGAACGTCGCCTCGCCCCGGGCCCCGAGCCACAGCAGGAATCCGAGCGCGGGCAGGAAGAGCACCGCGGTCTCGGCGGCCAGTGATTCCAGGCCGCCCAGGTTGACCTTCTTCTTCGCCAGGCCGTACGTGGCGAAGGAGAAGGCCAGTGCCAGCGAGATCCAGGGCGGGCGGCCGTACCCGATCGCGAGCACCAGCACGGCGAGGACGCCGGTCGCGACCGCGGCCCACTGGACGGGGCGCAGCCGCTCGCCGAGCAGCAGGACGCCCATGGCTATGGTGACCAGCGGATTGATGAAGTAGCCGAGCGAAGCCTCCACGACCTGGCCGTTGTTGACGGCCCAGATGTACAGGCCCCAGTTGACCGTGATGACCGCCGCCGCCACGGCGATCAGGCCGAGTTTGCGGGGGGTGCGGATCAGCTCGCCGATCCAGGCCCAGCGGCCCACGACGAGCAGGGCGATGCCGACGACGCCCAGGGACCAGACCATCCGGTGGGCGAGGATCTCCATCGCTCCGGACGGCTCCAGCAACGGCCAGAAGAGGGGGACGATGCCCCACATCCCGTATGCGCCGATTCCGTACAGCAGGCCAGCTCGCTGCTCTGTCTTCCCCTTCACGGGCCCTCCCGGCGTACCTGCGTCGACGGATCGGCCGACTGGACGAAGGTAGCGCCGGAAGGGCCGGGTGTCATAGCCGTCTCACGGAAACACTCGTGACACGCGTCTCTTCCCGGTCAGGCCGTGGCGAGGGCCGCGGTCACGGACTCGGCGAGCGGCGTCGTCGGACGGCCGATCAGCCGTGCCAGGTCCCCGCTCGTCCCGGCGAGCAGCCCGCGTCCGATCGCCTCGTCGACGTCGACGAGGATCGCCGCGAAACCCTCGGGCAGGCCCGCGCCGACAAGGATCTCCTGGTGGACGGCGGCGGGGACGTTGTTGTACGCGATCTCCCTGCCGGTCGCCCCGGACAGCAGCGCGGCGTACTCGGCGAACGACCAGGCGGTGTCGCCGCTCAGCTCGTAGGCGGTGTTCAGATGGCCGTCACCGGTCACCGCGGCCACCGCGGCGGCGGCGTAGTCGGCCCGCGCGGCGGAGGCGACGCGCCCGTCGCCCGCGTTGGAGACGACCGCGCCGTGCTCCAGGACCGGGGCGAGGTTGGCCGTGTAGTTCTCGGTGTACCAGCCGTTGCGCAGGAAGGTGTACGGCAGCCCCGAGTCGAGGATCAGCTGCTCGGTGACCTTGTGCTCGGCGGCCAGCTCGAAGTCGGCGCCGGGGCCGCCGAGCACTCCGGTGTACGCGAGCTGCGCGACGCCCGCGGCCCGCGCCGCGTCGATGACGGCGGTGTGCTGCGGCACCCGGCTGCCCACCTCGCTGCCGGAGATCAGCAGCACCCGGTCACCGGCGCGGAACGCCCCGGTGAGGGTCTCGGGGTGGTCGTAGTCCGCGATGCGGAGCTCGACGCCGCGGGCGGCGAGACCGGCGGCCTTCTCCTTGTCGCGGACGACCGCGGCGATCCGGTCGGCGGGGACCGTGGTGAGCAGCTGCTCGACGACGAGCCGGCCGAGTGCTCCGGTGGCTCCGGTGACGACGATGCTCATGGGGGTTTTCTCCTCTTCGGGGGGTTCGGTCCGCTTCCGGGCCGTCTGGAACTCACCCTACGGCGTGCACTAACTGAGAGAAAGTACCCACTTTGAAGTAAGGTACTGATATGGGAGTAAGTGGAACGGGCCGCGACCCGGACGTCAACCAGGTGATGTGCCCCTCCCGCCTGGTGCTGGAGCACGTCACCAGCCGCTGGGGGGTCCTCGTGCTGGCCGCGCTGCTGGAGCGCTCGTACCGCTTCAGCGAGCTGCGGCGTTCGGTCGGCGGCGTCAGCGAGAAGATGCTCGCCCAGACCCTCCGGACGCTGGAGCGGGACGGCTTCGTGCACCGTGACGCGAAGCCGGTGATCCCGCCGAGGGTGGACTATTCGCTCACCCCGCTCGGCCGGGAGGCGGCCGAGCAGGTGTGGGGGCTGGCGCGCTGGACCGAGCGCCGGGTGGACGCGGTGCACGCGGCACGCGAGGCGTACGACGAGGCCGCCCGGACCTGAACGTACGACGAGGCCCGGACCCGATGTACCGGGTCCGGGCCTCGTCGTCGTGGTCCTCGCGCGCCTCGTACGGGTACGCGTGACGCCTGTGGTGGTGCGTACGGCGGCGCCGGTCGCCGGGCTGTCAGCCGACGACCGTCCAGGTGTCGTTCCCCGCGAGCAGTGAGCCGAGGTCGCCCTTGCCGTCCCGCTCGACCGCGGCGTCCAGCTGGTCGGACATCTGGCTGTCGTAGACCGGCCGTTCGACGCTGCGCAGCACCCCGATGGGCGTGTGGTGCAGCGTGTCCGGGTCGGCGAGCCGGGAGAGCGCGAAGGCCGTGGTCGGCGAGGCGGCGTGCGCGTCGTGGACCAGGATCTGCGAGCGGTTCTCCTCGGTGACCGCGACGACCCGGAGGTCCCCGGTCGCCGGATCCCGTACGACACCCTTCGTGTCCTCGGCTCCGAAGAGGATCGGCTGCCCGTGCTCCAGCCGGATCACCGCTTCCTGGGCCTTCTCCTTGTCCTTGAGGACCTCGAAGGCGCCGTCGTTGAAGATGTTGCAGTTCTGGTAGATCTCCACCAGCGCCGTGCCCGGGTGGTCGGCCGCCGCGCGCAGCACACTGGTGAGGTGCTTGCGGTCGGAGTCGACCGTACGGGCCACGAAGGACGCCTCCGCGCCGATCGCCAGCGACACCGGGTTGAAGGGCGCGTCGAGCGAACCCATCGGCGTCGACTTGGTGATCTTGCCGACCTCGGAGGTCGGGCTGTACTGCCCCTTGGTCAGCCCGTAGATCCGGTTGTTGAACAGCAGGATCTTCAGGTTCACATTGCGGCGCAGCGCGTGGATCAGGTGGTTGCCGCCGATGGACAGCGCGTCGCCGTCACCCGTGACGACCCACACCGACAGATCGCGGCGCGAGGTGGCGAGCCCGGTGGCGATGGACGGGGCGCGGCCGTGGATGGAGTGCATCCCGTAGGTGTTCATGTAGTACGGGAAGCGGGAGGAGCACCCGATGCCGGAGACGAAGGTGATGTTCTCCTTCGCCAGGCCGAGCTCGGGCATGAAGCCCTGCACCGCGGCGAGCACCGCGTAGTCGCCGCAGCCGGGGCACCAGCGCACTTCCTGGTCCGACTTGAAGTCCTTCATGGACTGTTTCGCCTCGGCCTTGGGCACCAGGTGCAGCAACTCGTTGGTGTCAGGCATCGATGGCCTCCTGGAGAGCGGTGGCGAGCTGCTCGGCCTTGAACGGCATTCCGTTGACCTGGTTGTAGCTGTGGGCGTCGACCAGATACTTCGCCCGGAGCAGCATGGCGAGCTGCCCGAGGTTCATCTCCGGAACGACCACCTTGTCGTAACGCCCCAGGACCTCGCCGAGATTCCTCGGGAAGGGGTTGAGGTGCCTCAAGTGCGCCTGGGCGATGGACT is a genomic window of Streptomyces sp. NBC_01237 containing:
- a CDS encoding VOC family protein; protein product: MTLHWKLVIDSADPHAQAGFWAEALGYLVEDNSALVEQLLAAGAVPETITVHAHGRRAWRDLAAARHPDDPYEELSGTGQGRRLLFQRVPEPKTVKNRLHIDVHAAPGQRDAEVARLRELGASLLRTVEEPGGSWLVLSDPEGNEFCVQ
- a CDS encoding CGNR zinc finger domain-containing protein; amino-acid sequence: MTERATGAPGMSLRHPDGSSFRFDPGSLCLELLPTGGPGPLARFEVLNEPVDLTGWAAESRLAGGLRLTVTAAEVSAARELRDALWRLAADRAHGREPDPADLDAVNDAAAHPPLTARLTGGGGRDWAPGATGSQLLSTVARDAVDLFTGPYAHRVRECGAPDCRLLFVDTSRPGRRRWCSMERCGNRHKVRAHRARLTDTGE
- a CDS encoding FAD-dependent monooxygenase codes for the protein MTDTAGTLTDVLIVGAGPTGLTLACDLARRGIAVRIVDKSPAYPRSSRAKGPNPRSLEVLADLGVIDEVLAAGSAPLPMRKYRDRLPVMDTDPYADSAPTPDAPYDRGWLIAQWRLEEVLRDRLAASGVRVELGAEAVGITQIARADGEGGEGGERDASGEVDGEKDADGETGGDGETGGGGETGGHVTVTFAAGPPVRARYVVGCDGAHSPVRKLLGIGFDGETHAEQMMVCGDVALTDGVLDRDRWHQWFDEDGAVMLCPIPGTPSGWWFQAGPERDREGRPLAPSQDGFRRLLTRHTGLPGSHLTDATLLSTYRVNVRLADRYRVGRVFLAGDSAHVHAIAGGLGMNTGIQDAFNLGWKLAHVLAGRAAAGLLDTYEEERLPVAAQTLDLTSERLRATLAAIRKPGGGLDSAITPETAGLGTGYRWSSLAAEDRDAPGGQGPEDGPHSGDRAPDAPCLAAATGAPTSLFRTFAGPHLTVLGFGPGSTTALREVTAAYGDSGAVRACRVYGAGETPGTEAHALIDHQGYARAAYGVGGSGAVVVIRPDNHVGIVAPADAPRAVREYLDRLHRADGAVGMVDAVR
- a CDS encoding winged helix-turn-helix transcriptional regulator, which translates into the protein MEVGTFKSPSHSEGTVSGAATEKAGATAGAAAAVSDDGHLTGGDPDPFQWDTREGCEVRQILDRVADKWSLLVIALLDRRKLRFTQLRREIDGISQRMLTVTLRQLERDGLVERTVHAVVPPRVEYELTPLGGTLHTTIRSLVTWTEEHQNEIAAARASYDGRAALEDH
- a CDS encoding MFS transporter, whose amino-acid sequence is MLLVLCGTIFLEGIDVAMLAVAVPSIRSDLGLSTGTTAWVMSAYVLGYAGFTLLGGRAADLLGRRRMFLVWLTVFLLFSGLGGFATEGWMLVVARFVTGVASAFMTPAAMSLITTSYAEGPQRNKALLVFAGTAAGGFSLGLVIGGLLTQLGWRWVFFAPVLLAALLLIAALRTVPVEPRPVRTGGFDLPGAVAAAGAMLLLAYGIVRLEHGLDGWLWTAGAFAAGLVLVPLFVAIERRASAPLVRLSMLRRAAMIRADLGALLFVGSFFGFQFVMTLYLQELRGWSSLQTALALVVMGSDAVLAPTLTPRLVDRYGNTKVVLGGFVLAVASYGLFLPVGLDWSYAAMLPTLFLTGMAFALAYGPLSIAATDGVPDSEQGLAGGLLHTSTQFGSAVGISAVTAVYGIASAGADGSAGATLTAFRAALVVPVVMVVLGALITALGLRRRKGTRPPVTGSHQELGARSGAVAPGAVPVP
- the rarD gene encoding EamA family transporter RarD, whose product is MKGKTEQRAGLLYGIGAYGMWGIVPLFWPLLEPSGAMEILAHRMVWSLGVVGIALLVVGRWAWIGELIRTPRKLGLIAVAAAVITVNWGLYIWAVNNGQVVEASLGYFINPLVTIAMGVLLLGERLRPVQWAAVATGVLAVLVLAIGYGRPPWISLALAFSFATYGLAKKKVNLGGLESLAAETAVLFLPALGFLLWLGARGEATFTSGGAGHGVLLAATGIVTAVPLVCFGAAAIRVPLSTLGLLQYLAPVFQLVLGILYFHEEMPPERWSGFALVWLALSLLTWDALRTARRNRAEAVRLAAAATDPAATDPAAAATAVAHGTGTAPGATAPERAPSS
- a CDS encoding SDR family oxidoreductase; translation: MSIVVTGATGALGRLVVEQLLTTVPADRIAAVVRDKEKAAGLAARGVELRIADYDHPETLTGAFRAGDRVLLISGSEVGSRVPQHTAVIDAARAAGVAQLAYTGVLGGPGADFELAAEHKVTEQLILDSGLPYTFLRNGWYTENYTANLAPVLEHGAVVSNAGDGRVASAARADYAAAAVAAVTGDGHLNTAYELSGDTAWSFAEYAALLSGATGREIAYNNVPAAVHQEILVGAGLPEGFAAILVDVDEAIGRGLLAGTSGDLARLIGRPTTPLAESVTAALATA
- a CDS encoding winged helix-turn-helix transcriptional regulator is translated as MGVSGTGRDPDVNQVMCPSRLVLEHVTSRWGVLVLAALLERSYRFSELRRSVGGVSEKMLAQTLRTLERDGFVHRDAKPVIPPRVDYSLTPLGREAAEQVWGLARWTERRVDAVHAAREAYDEAART
- a CDS encoding 2-oxoacid:ferredoxin oxidoreductase subunit beta — translated: MPDTNELLHLVPKAEAKQSMKDFKSDQEVRWCPGCGDYAVLAAVQGFMPELGLAKENITFVSGIGCSSRFPYYMNTYGMHSIHGRAPSIATGLATSRRDLSVWVVTGDGDALSIGGNHLIHALRRNVNLKILLFNNRIYGLTKGQYSPTSEVGKITKSTPMGSLDAPFNPVSLAIGAEASFVARTVDSDRKHLTSVLRAAADHPGTALVEIYQNCNIFNDGAFEVLKDKEKAQEAVIRLEHGQPILFGAEDTKGVVRDPATGDLRVVAVTEENRSQILVHDAHAASPTTAFALSRLADPDTLHHTPIGVLRSVERPVYDSQMSDQLDAAVERDGKGDLGSLLAGNDTWTVVG